In Solea senegalensis isolate Sse05_10M linkage group LG18, IFAPA_SoseM_1, whole genome shotgun sequence, a single window of DNA contains:
- the chmp2a gene encoding charged multivesicular body protein 2a yields MEFIFGKRKTPEEILKQNQRALNRAIRDLDRERSKLEQQEKKIIADIKKMAKQGQMDAVKIMAKDLVRTRRYVKKFIMMRANIQAVSLKIQTLKSNNSMAQAMKGVTKAMATMNRQLKLPQIQKIMMDFERQSEIMEMKEDMMNDAIDDAMGDEDDEEESDAIVSQVLDELGLNLSDELSSLPAPGGSLSVAGGKKAEPQAALADADADLEERLNNLRRD; encoded by the exons ATGGAATTCATTTTTGGTAAGAGAAAGACTCCTGAGGAGATACTGAAGCAGAATCAGAGGGCACTCAATCGCGCTATTAGAGACCTTGACCGGGAACGATCGAAACTTGAACAACAGGAGAAGAAGATCATCGCTGACATAAAGAAAATGGCCAAACAGGGACAGATG GACGCTGTCAAGATCATGGCCAAGGATTTGGTTCGCACGAGACGCTACGTCAAGAAGTTCATCATGATGAGAGCGAACATCCAGGCTGTTAGTCTCAAGATACAGACGCTCAAGTCCAACAACAGTATGGCACAGGCTATGAAAGGTGTCACCAAAGCCATGGCTACCATGAACAGACAG ctcAAACTGCCTCAGATTCAGAAGATCATGATGGACTTTGAGCGTCAGAGTGAAATCATGGAAATGAAGGAGGATATGATGAATGATGCCATCGATGATGCCATGggggatgaggatgatgaagaggagag TGATGCCATCGTGTCCCAAGTGCTGGACGAGCTGGGTCTGAATCTGTCTGACGAACTGTCGA GTCTTCCGGCGCCTGGGGGAAGCCTGTCGGTGGCTGGAGGAAAGAAGGCAGAGCCTCAGGCCGCACTGGCTGATGCGGACGCTGACCTGGAGGAGCGACTTAACAACCTACGGAGAGACTGA
- the mrm1 gene encoding rRNA methyltransferase 1, mitochondrial: MSSKMLLVWCRTLHRLPVSLSRVVFSPIASYNVTAPLLYPGDKSSSHVVSRQHRHKPGPDGRRDHERSVKGKVWKNEMPVMQDASLWKGGDQRVSSELRKLCLEDSSAERERPVKQRSLLDSRAESYEVVFGIAPCLLALTQGRRKARKLFVKDGETSQRDSVVKVCEEAFQRGVQVQRVSKNELDRMSSGRVHQGVCLHASPLDFLTEHTDVKSNGKRNPLYLVLERIQDPMNLGAILRSAYFLGVDRVISSLHNSCPLSPVVSKASSGVLEVLGVYGCENLKDMVKLKVKRGWQVVGTVAADADGSVIPVTQCSDFHMTKPTLLLMGGEGEGLSQELLSLCQTLLTIPAGRDLCAGVESLNVSVATGILLHSLLSSNR, from the coding sequence ATGAGCTCTAAAATGCTGCTGGTCTGGTGCAGGACATTGCACAGGTTGCCAGTGTCGCTCTCAAGAGTGGTCTTCTCTCCGATTGCCTCGTACAATGTCACAGCTCCACTCCTCTACCCTGGGGACAAAAGCTCCAGCCACGTGGTGAGtagacaacacagacacaagccAGGACCTGATGGACGGAGAGACCATGAGAGGTCAGTCAAGGGTAAAGTGTGGAAGAATGAAATGCCAGTGATGCAAGATGCCAGTCTCTGGAAGGGAGGTGATCAAAGAGTATCATCCGAGCTCAGGAAACTGTGTCTGGAGGATTCTtctgcagagagggagaggccaGTGAAGCAGAGGTCATTGCTGGACTCCAGAGCCGAGAGCTATGAGGTTGTTTTCGGCATTGCCCCCTGTCTCTTGGCTCTAACTCAGGGCAGGAGGAAGGCCAGGAAGCTGTTTGTAAAAGATGGCGAGACCTCTCAAAGGGACTCTGTGGTAAAGGTGTGTGAGGAGGCTTTTCAGCGAGGAGTACAAGTCCAGAGGGTCAGCAAGAACGAGCTGGACAGGATGTCTTCTGGGCGAGTACATCAAGGAGTCTGTTTGCATGCCAGTCCTCTTGACTTTCTCACCGAACACACAGACGTAAAATCAAACGGGAAACGTAACCCCCTGTATCTCGTCCTGGAGAGAATTCAGGATCCTATGAATCTTGGTGCCATTCTGCGCTCTGCTTATTTTCTAGGTGTGGACAGAGTCATAAGCAGTCTTCACAACAGCTGTCCACTGTCTCCAGTGGTCAGCAAGGCCAGCTCAGGAGTCCTGGAAGTTCTTGGGGTGTATGGATGTGAAAACCTCAAAGATATGGTAAAGTTGAAGGTGAAACGGGGCTGGCAGGTGGTCGGCACAGTAGCAGCTGATGCAGACGGATCTGTGATTCCTGTCACCCAGTGTTCTGACTTTCACATGACCAAGCCCACGTTGTTGTTGATGGGCGGTGAGGGGGAAGGATTGTCTCAGGAGCTGCTCTCTCTGTGCCAAACGCTGCTCACCATCCCGGCCGGCAGAGATCTGTGTGCTGGTGTGGAGTCTCTGAATGTGTCTGTGGCTACAGGCATTCTGCTgcactctctgctctcctccaaCAGATGA